A region from the Candidatus Electrothrix scaldis genome encodes:
- a CDS encoding ABC transporter ATP-binding protein — MPLTSPLIQLDNVSFSYPEGRDVLHQIDLSIDYQQRLGLIGPNGSGKTTLLHLIMGLHRPTEGEVLFKGKKMNGKEELKDLRKSIGLVFQSADDQLFSPTVIEDVAFGPLNLGKPPEEALEISHRTLKDLGLSNLANRVTHRLSGGEKKLVSLATVLSMQPEAMLLDEPTNNLDKEIRKRLIKILNKLDIAYMIISHDWDFLSSTCDSLYMLDQGQIRHGDTTHLHLHRHAHTCGSHPHNHQQS, encoded by the coding sequence ATGCCCCTCACATCACCACTTATTCAGCTGGACAACGTTTCATTCTCCTATCCAGAAGGAAGAGATGTCCTTCATCAGATTGACCTGAGCATAGATTACCAGCAGCGGCTGGGATTGATCGGCCCTAACGGCAGTGGCAAGACCACGCTCCTCCACCTGATTATGGGCTTACATCGCCCTACCGAGGGCGAGGTGCTCTTTAAGGGGAAAAAAATGAACGGGAAAGAGGAGCTCAAAGACCTCCGCAAAAGCATCGGACTGGTTTTTCAAAGTGCGGATGACCAACTTTTTTCTCCTACGGTGATTGAGGACGTTGCCTTTGGTCCCTTGAATCTCGGCAAGCCCCCTGAAGAAGCGCTGGAAATTTCCCACAGAACCCTCAAGGATCTGGGGTTGAGCAATCTGGCGAACCGTGTTACCCATCGTCTTTCAGGTGGCGAAAAGAAATTGGTCTCTTTGGCCACAGTACTTTCTATGCAACCGGAAGCCATGCTGCTGGATGAACCAACCAATAACCTTGATAAGGAAATTCGGAAAAGACTGATAAAGATCCTCAATAAACTGGATATCGCCTATATGATTATCTCCCATGATTGGGATTTTTTGAGTTCAACTTGCGACAGTCTCTATATGTTAGATCAGGGTCAAATCAGGCACGGAGACACAACCCATCTTCACCTCCATCGGCACGCCCACACCTGTGGCAGCCACCCCCATAATCATCAGCAAAGCTGA
- the lpxC gene encoding UDP-3-O-acyl-N-acetylglucosamine deacetylase: MSINIKAHQHTLRRSVTCQGIGLHTGRQVKMTIKPAGENQGICFYRSDLTNKPAIPARMEQIVDTTLATTISNGLEKISTTEHLMAALHGAGIDNATIDIDSHEVPIMDGSAGPFIHLLKKGGLKKQRALRKVLRITKPISLTDGDKSIRIEPYKGFKISGTIKFGDNDLLSEQSYSAELTPERFINEIAEARTFGFVEQVEELWRNGLALGGTLQNVIAIHWDRKSVLNEDGLRFEDEFIRHKMLDLVGDLALLGSPVLGHVIANRSGHGLHHLLMQTIIDNPDCWEYVKFHKRGSILQPVVQGNKVPKGNKKPSYIPGILLPPLPQQVCMAA, translated from the coding sequence ATGTCTATCAATATAAAAGCACATCAACACACACTACGACGTTCCGTGACCTGTCAAGGCATTGGACTCCACACAGGCAGGCAGGTAAAAATGACCATCAAACCTGCCGGAGAAAACCAAGGAATTTGTTTTTATCGGTCTGATCTTACAAATAAACCAGCCATTCCAGCACGAATGGAACAGATCGTTGACACCACCCTGGCAACCACCATCAGTAACGGGCTGGAAAAAATTTCCACAACCGAGCATCTGATGGCCGCTCTCCACGGCGCAGGCATTGATAATGCAACTATTGATATAGACTCACACGAAGTACCCATCATGGACGGTAGCGCCGGTCCATTCATTCACCTCCTGAAAAAAGGCGGTCTGAAAAAACAACGCGCCCTGCGTAAAGTTCTCCGTATCACCAAACCAATCTCCCTGACTGACGGTGATAAATCCATCCGCATTGAACCCTATAAGGGATTCAAAATCAGCGGCACCATCAAATTCGGCGACAACGACCTTCTCAGCGAACAGAGCTACAGCGCCGAACTCACCCCAGAACGCTTCATCAATGAAATTGCCGAGGCCAGAACCTTTGGTTTTGTCGAGCAGGTAGAAGAACTGTGGAGAAATGGCCTCGCCCTTGGCGGAACCCTGCAAAATGTTATTGCCATCCACTGGGACCGCAAATCTGTTCTCAATGAGGACGGTCTCCGCTTTGAGGATGAGTTTATTCGCCACAAAATGCTAGACCTCGTTGGGGACTTGGCTCTGTTGGGCAGCCCGGTCCTGGGTCATGTTATTGCGAATCGCTCTGGACACGGCCTGCATCACCTCCTGATGCAAACCATTATTGATAACCCCGACTGCTGGGAGTACGTAAAATTCCACAAACGTGGAAGCATTCTCCAGCCTGTGGTCCAGGGAAACAAAGTGCCAAAGGGCAACAAAAAGCCTTCTTATATCCCTGGCATCTTGCTCCCGCCCTTGCCTCAGCAAGTGTGCATGGCGGCCTGA
- a CDS encoding DUF296 domain-containing protein, which translates to MEYRTGSIGRVLTIRFDHGEDFLAGLREVILREKIHSAWFQVIGALDKAGVVIGPKEPVIPPDPIWQDVDGVSELVGCGSVHMDGEEPKIHMHGVLGEHGKTLTGCIRRDSRVYLVLEVVVFELLGINAARPWDDTAGISRLIFH; encoded by the coding sequence ATGGAGTATAGAACTGGGTCTATCGGTCGGGTTTTGACCATTCGTTTTGACCACGGAGAAGATTTTCTGGCAGGGCTTCGGGAGGTCATCCTCAGGGAAAAGATCCATAGCGCTTGGTTTCAGGTGATTGGTGCCCTGGATAAGGCTGGCGTGGTGATCGGTCCCAAAGAACCCGTCATCCCACCAGACCCGATTTGGCAGGATGTGGATGGTGTAAGCGAGCTTGTCGGTTGCGGATCTGTGCATATGGATGGTGAGGAGCCAAAGATCCATATGCACGGGGTCTTAGGCGAGCACGGTAAAACGCTTACTGGCTGTATTCGGAGGGATAGTCGGGTTTACCTCGTGCTTGAGGTCGTTGTTTTTGAGTTGCTGGGAATCAATGCAGCTCGTCCCTGGGATGATACTGCGGGGATCAGTCGCCTGATTTTTCATTAG
- the nikR gene encoding nickel-responsive transcriptional regulator NikR, with amino-acid sequence MLKRFSVSLEEHLLDQFDDYISRHRYSNRSEAIRDLIRNKLVNEKWQQDSEVVGVVTLVYDHHQAQLQERITEIQHDYYRLITSTTHVHMDHHNCLEVTIVKGNAFAVQELAENMIALRGVKSGNLTMSSTGGDLH; translated from the coding sequence ATGTTAAAAAGATTTTCAGTGTCACTAGAGGAGCATCTCCTGGATCAATTTGATGATTACATCAGTAGGCACCGCTATTCCAACCGTTCAGAAGCCATTCGTGATCTGATTAGGAATAAACTGGTGAACGAAAAATGGCAACAGGACAGCGAAGTCGTGGGTGTTGTAACCTTGGTATATGATCATCATCAGGCCCAGTTGCAGGAGCGAATTACAGAGATTCAGCATGATTATTATCGTTTAATTACCTCGACCACCCATGTGCATATGGACCATCATAATTGTCTGGAGGTGACCATTGTCAAGGGAAACGCCTTTGCTGTCCAGGAGCTGGCAGAGAATATGATCGCTTTGCGGGGAGTAAAAAGCGGCAACCTGACAATGTCCAGCACGGGCGGAGACTTGCATTAA